Proteins from one Balaenoptera musculus isolate JJ_BM4_2016_0621 chromosome 7, mBalMus1.pri.v3, whole genome shotgun sequence genomic window:
- the LOC118898130 gene encoding LOW QUALITY PROTEIN: dihydrolipoyl dehydrogenase, mitochondrial-like (The sequence of the model RefSeq protein was modified relative to this genomic sequence to represent the inferred CDS: deleted 3 bases in 2 codons), protein MQSWSRVYCSLAKRGHFNRTSHGLQGVSAVPLRTYADQPIDADVTVIGSGPGGYVAAIKAAQLSVKAACVEKNETLGGTCLNVGCIPSKALLNNSHYYHMAHGKDFASRGIEMSEVRLNLQKMMEQKSNAVKALTDGIAHLFKQNKVAHVNGYGKITGKNQVTATKADGSTQVIDTKNILIATGSEVTPFPGITIDEDTVVSSAGALSLKKVPEKMVVIGAGVIGVELGSVWQRLGADVTAVEFLGHVGGIGIDMEISKNFQRILQKQGFQFKLNTKVTGTTEKSDGKIDVSIEAASGGKAEVITCDVLLVCIGQRYFTKNLGLEELGIELDPRGRIPVNTRFQTKIPNISAIGDVVAGPMLAPKAEDEGIICAEGMAGGAVHIDYNCVPSVIYTHPEVAWVGKSEEQLKEVGIEYKVGKFSFAANSRAKTNANTDGMVKILGQKSMDRVFGAHILGPGAGEMINEAALALEYGASCEDIARVCHAHPTLSEAFREANVAASFGKSINF, encoded by the exons ATGCAGAGCTGGAGTCGTGTGTACTGTTCCTTGGCTAAGAGAGGCCATTTCAATCGAACATCTCATGGTCTGCAAGGAGTTTCTGCGGTGCCACTGAGAACTTATGCAGATCAACCAATTGATGCTGATGTAACAGTG ATAGGTTCTGGTCCTGGAGGATATGTTGCTGCTATTAAAGCTGCCCAGTTAAGCGTCAAGGCAGCCTGtgttgagaaaaatgaaacactCGGTGGAACATGCTTGAACGTTGGTTGTATTCCTTCTAAGGCTTTATTGAATAACTCTCATTATTACCATATGGCCCATGGAAAAGATTTTGCATCTAGAGGAATTGAAATGTCTGAAGTTCGCTTGAATTTACAGAAGATGATGGAGCAGAAGAGTAATGCAGTAAAAGCTTTAACAGATGGAATTGCCCACTTGTTCAAACAGAATAAGGTTGCTCATGTAAACGGATATGGAAAGATAACTGGGAAAAACCAGGTCACCGCTACGAAAGCCGATGGCAGCACTCAAGTTATTGATACAAAGAACATTCTTATAGCCACAGGTTCAGAAGTCACTCCTTTTCCTGGAATTACAATTGATGAAGATACAGTAGTGTCATCTGCAGGtgctttgtcttta aaaaaagttccagaaaagATGGTTGTCATTGGTGCAGGGGTAATAGGTGTAGAATTGGGCTCAGTTTGGCAAAGACTTGGTGCAGACGTGACAGCAGTTGAGTTTTTGGGTCATGTTGGTGGAATTGGAATTGACATGGAGATATCTAAAAACTTTCAACGCATCCTTCAAAAACAAGGATTTCAATTTAAATTGAATACCAAAGTTACTGGTACTACTGAGAAGTCAGATGGAAAAATTGATGTTTCTATTGAAGCTGCTTCTGGTGGTAAAGCTGAAGTTATCACTTGTGATGTACTCCTGGTTTGCATTGGCCAACGATACTTTACTAAGAATTTGGGACTAGAGGAGCTTGGAATTGAGCTGGATCCTAGAGGTAGAATTCCAGTAAATACCAGATTCCAAACTAAAATTCCAAATATCTCTGCAATCGGCGATGTGGTTGCTGGTCCAATGCTGGCTCCCAAAGCAGAGGATGAAGGCATTATCTGTGCTGAAGGGATGGCTGGTGGCGCTGTGCACATTGACTACAACTGTGTACCATCGGTGATTTACACACACCCTGAAGTTGCTTGGGTTGGCAAATCAGAAGAGCAGTTGAAAGAAGTGGGTATTGAGTACAAAGTTGGGAAATTCTCATTTGCTGCTAACAGCAGAGCTAAGACAAACGCTAACACAGATGGCATGGTGAAGATACTTGGGCAGAAATCAATGGACAGAGTATTTGGAGCACATATTCTAGGACCAGGTGCTGGTGAAATGATAAATGAAGCTGCTCTTGCACTGGAATATGGAGCATCCTGTGAAGATATAGCTAGAGTTTGTCATGCACATCCGACCTTATCAGAAGCTTTTAGAGAAGCAAACGTGGCTGCATCATTTGGCAAATCGATCAACTTTTAA